A part of Larkinella insperata genomic DNA contains:
- a CDS encoding NADH-quinone oxidoreductase subunit A: MNTTYLPSDYLPILIQLGLALGFIVTTMIVTHNIGPKRNSVKKDDPFECGIPVQGDARAPISIKYFLIAILFVLFDVEVIFMYPWAVNFKTLGTTGFVEMVLFMGLLLSGFYYILKKGVLKWE, translated from the coding sequence ATGAACACAACCTATTTGCCTTCTGATTATTTGCCTATTCTCATTCAATTGGGATTAGCGCTGGGATTTATCGTGACAACCATGATTGTCACGCACAACATTGGTCCGAAACGAAACAGCGTAAAGAAAGATGACCCGTTTGAGTGCGGTATTCCGGTACAGGGAGACGCCCGGGCACCAATTTCAATTAAATACTTTCTCATTGCCATTCTTTTTGTTCTGTTCGATGTCGAAGTAATCTTTATGTATCCTTGGGCCGTCAATTTTAAGACACTGGGTACGACGGGATTTGTGGAAATGGTGTTGTTTATGGGACTGCTGCTGTCCGGATTTTATTACATCCTGAAGAAGGGCGTTTTGAAGTGGGAGTAA
- the nuoF gene encoding NADH-quinone oxidoreductase subunit NuoF, protein MGKKILLEHINVPGIETYDVYRKQGGYTAVEKALKTMTPDEVVEEVKKSGVRGRGGAGFPMGMKWSFLAKPEGVPRYLVCNADESEPGTFKDHYLMKNLPHVLIEGMIISSYALGANKSFIYVRGELMYVVRILEKAIAEAKAAGFLGKNILGTGYDLELVVQPGGGAYICGEETALLESLEGKRGNPRNKPPFPAVKGLYQSPTVVNNVESIATTSWIINNGGEAYATIGIGRSAGTKLISASGHIKKPGVYEIELGVPVEEFIYSDEWCGGIRDGHHLKAVVAGGSSVPILPANLILKLANGDPRLMTYESLSDGGFQTGTMLGSGGFIVFDETSCIVRNTWNFARFYHHESCGQCSPCREGTGWMERVLHRIEYGHGNQRDIDLLVDVAKKIEGNTICPLGDAAAWPVASAIRHFRDEFEWHITNPSEATQPGAVFKGDMALV, encoded by the coding sequence ATGGGCAAAAAGATTCTGCTCGAACATATTAACGTTCCCGGCATCGAAACCTACGATGTATACCGGAAACAGGGTGGTTATACCGCTGTTGAGAAGGCGCTTAAGACCATGACACCCGATGAAGTGGTTGAAGAAGTGAAGAAGTCTGGCGTACGCGGTCGGGGTGGCGCAGGCTTTCCGATGGGCATGAAATGGAGCTTCCTGGCTAAACCCGAGGGCGTGCCCCGCTATCTGGTCTGCAATGCCGACGAATCGGAGCCCGGTACGTTCAAAGACCATTACCTGATGAAGAACCTCCCGCACGTTCTCATCGAAGGCATGATCATCTCCAGTTACGCGCTGGGCGCCAACAAATCCTTTATTTACGTACGGGGTGAGTTGATGTACGTTGTTCGCATTCTTGAAAAAGCGATTGCCGAAGCCAAAGCCGCCGGTTTTCTGGGGAAAAACATCTTGGGTACGGGCTATGATCTGGAGCTGGTGGTGCAGCCCGGAGGTGGCGCTTACATTTGTGGCGAAGAAACAGCCCTGCTGGAATCCCTGGAAGGCAAACGGGGCAACCCACGCAACAAACCGCCGTTCCCGGCCGTGAAGGGCCTTTACCAGAGCCCGACGGTTGTCAACAACGTTGAATCCATTGCCACCACCTCCTGGATTATTAACAACGGGGGCGAGGCTTATGCCACTATCGGTATTGGCCGGAGTGCCGGAACCAAATTAATTTCGGCTTCGGGCCACATCAAAAAGCCGGGCGTGTACGAAATTGAACTGGGCGTTCCCGTCGAAGAATTTATTTACTCCGATGAATGGTGTGGCGGTATTCGCGACGGGCACCACCTGAAAGCCGTGGTGGCCGGTGGATCGTCCGTACCCATTCTGCCCGCCAACCTGATTCTGAAGCTGGCCAACGGTGATCCGCGCCTGATGACGTACGAATCGTTGTCGGATGGCGGTTTCCAGACCGGAACCATGCTGGGCTCGGGGGGCTTCATTGTCTTCGACGAAACGTCCTGCATTGTCCGCAATACCTGGAATTTCGCCCGGTTCTACCACCATGAATCCTGCGGACAGTGTAGCCCCTGCCGCGAAGGAACCGGCTGGATGGAGCGGGTTTTACACCGGATCGAATACGGTCACGGCAACCAACGCGATATTGATCTGCTGGTCGATGTGGCCAAAAAGATCGAAGGAAACACCATTTGTCCGCTCGGCGACGCTGCGGCCTGGCCGGTAGCCAGTGCCATCCGCCATTTCCGCGACGAATTTGAGTGGCATATCACCAACCCCTCCGAAGCCACCCAGCCGGGCGCGGTATTCAAAGGAGATATGGCCCTGGTGTAG
- the nuoD gene encoding NADH dehydrogenase (quinone) subunit D, with protein MSTVLDISNKNVPGSDLPAKSGESVQYVNELTTLNLGPTHPATHGIFQNILQMDGEKIVSGEQTVGYIHRAFEKIAERRPFYQITTLTDRMNYCSSPINNFGWHMTVEKLLGITVPKRAEYIRVIMMELARIADHLICNGILGVDTGAFTGFLYLFEERENIYEIYEEVCGARLTTNMGRIGGMERDLSAEAIRKIRAFIKRFPPIMREFEKLFNRNRIFMDRIIDVGGITAERALNYGFTGPNLRAAGVDYDVRVMNPYSSYQDFEFEIPVGKSGDTYDRFMVRNEEIWQSLRIIEQAIENLPEGPHFADAPEYYLPPKKEVYRNMEALIYHFKIVMGEIDAPVGEVYHAVEGGNGELGFYLISDGGRAPYRLHFRRPCFIYYQAYPEMCKGLTLSDAIVIMSSLNVIAGELDG; from the coding sequence ATGAGCACCGTACTCGATATATCGAATAAAAATGTACCCGGCAGTGATTTGCCGGCAAAGTCTGGCGAATCGGTTCAGTACGTCAATGAGTTAACGACCCTCAACCTCGGTCCTACCCACCCGGCTACACACGGTATTTTTCAGAACATCCTGCAAATGGATGGGGAGAAAATCGTTTCGGGTGAGCAAACCGTTGGCTACATTCACCGGGCTTTCGAGAAAATTGCCGAACGGCGTCCGTTCTACCAGATCACTACGCTGACCGACCGAATGAACTACTGTTCGTCGCCGATCAATAACTTCGGTTGGCACATGACGGTCGAGAAGTTGCTGGGAATCACCGTGCCGAAGCGGGCCGAGTACATCCGCGTTATCATGATGGAGCTGGCCCGAATTGCCGACCACCTGATTTGTAACGGTATTCTTGGGGTTGATACCGGAGCTTTTACCGGCTTTCTTTACCTGTTCGAAGAACGCGAAAATATCTACGAAATCTACGAAGAAGTCTGCGGAGCGCGTCTGACTACCAACATGGGCCGCATCGGCGGTATGGAACGCGATCTGTCGGCCGAAGCAATTCGGAAAATCCGGGCCTTCATTAAACGGTTTCCGCCCATTATGCGCGAGTTCGAGAAGCTTTTCAACCGCAACCGGATCTTTATGGACCGCATCATTGACGTGGGTGGCATTACGGCGGAACGGGCCCTGAATTACGGCTTTACCGGCCCAAACCTGCGGGCGGCCGGTGTTGACTACGATGTGCGCGTGATGAACCCGTATTCGTCCTACCAGGATTTTGAATTCGAAATTCCGGTGGGCAAAAGTGGTGACACCTACGACCGGTTTATGGTGCGGAACGAAGAAATCTGGCAGAGCCTGCGAATCATTGAGCAAGCCATCGAAAACCTGCCGGAAGGCCCGCACTTTGCCGACGCACCGGAATATTATCTGCCGCCGAAAAAAGAAGTTTACCGGAACATGGAAGCCCTGATCTATCACTTCAAAATTGTGATGGGTGAGATCGATGCGCCGGTGGGCGAGGTCTACCACGCCGTTGAAGGCGGAAACGGGGAACTGGGCTTTTACCTGATCAGCGACGGCGGCCGGGCGCCCTACCGGTTGCATTTCCGGCGGCCCTGCTTCATCTATTATCAGGCTTACCCGGAAATGTGCAAAGGCCTGACGCTTTCAGATGCAATTGTCATTATGAGTAGCCTGAACGTAATTGCGGGCGAATTGGACGGATAA
- the obgE gene encoding GTPase ObgE: MASSNFIDYVKINVRSGAGGAGSMHFRREKHVDKGGPDGGDGGRGGHIILKGSAQLWTLLHLKYQKHIKAKPGRAGEGGRRTGAEGDDVIIEVPLGTVARHAETGERMAEITEDGQQIILLHGGRGGLGNDHYKSSTRQTPDYAQPGEPGQEAWVILELKLLADVGLVGFPNAGKSTLLSVVSAAKPEIADYPFTTLVPQLGVVAYRDYKSFVMADIPGIIEGASQGKGLGLRFLRHIERNSILLFVVPATSEDWAAEYETLLNELRQYNPELLDKERLLAISKIDLIDEIDYSTVIDRLPAGIPTVFISAIRQQGLVELKDLIWKALTRTEE; the protein is encoded by the coding sequence ATGGCTTCATCAAACTTTATAGATTACGTAAAAATTAATGTTCGATCCGGAGCAGGAGGGGCGGGTTCCATGCATTTTCGGCGGGAAAAACACGTCGATAAGGGTGGACCCGATGGCGGTGATGGTGGCCGGGGAGGACATATCATTCTGAAGGGAAGCGCCCAGCTCTGGACATTACTGCATTTAAAGTATCAAAAACACATCAAAGCCAAGCCCGGCCGAGCGGGTGAGGGAGGTCGCCGGACGGGCGCGGAAGGGGATGACGTGATCATTGAAGTTCCTCTGGGTACTGTGGCGCGTCATGCGGAAACTGGCGAACGGATGGCAGAAATCACGGAAGACGGCCAGCAGATTATCTTGCTTCACGGTGGTCGGGGTGGTTTGGGCAACGATCATTACAAGTCGTCGACCCGCCAGACGCCCGACTACGCACAGCCGGGCGAACCCGGGCAAGAAGCCTGGGTCATTTTGGAACTAAAACTTTTGGCCGATGTCGGTCTGGTGGGCTTTCCCAATGCTGGTAAATCAACCCTGCTGTCGGTTGTTTCAGCGGCAAAGCCCGAAATCGCAGACTATCCGTTTACAACCCTGGTTCCCCAATTGGGCGTGGTAGCGTATCGGGACTACAAGTCGTTTGTGATGGCTGATATTCCGGGAATCATTGAAGGGGCTTCACAGGGTAAAGGGTTAGGATTGCGTTTTTTGCGTCATATTGAGCGGAATTCCATTTTGCTGTTCGTGGTGCCAGCCACCAGCGAAGATTGGGCTGCCGAATACGAAACACTGTTGAACGAACTGCGTCAATACAATCCCGAATTGCTTGACAAGGAGCGTCTGTTGGCAATTTCTAAGATAGATTTAATCGACGAAATAGACTATAGCACGGTTATTGATCGTTTACCCGCTGGAATACCGACGGTGTTTATTTCAGCTATTCGTCAGCAAGGATTAGTAGAACTTAAAGACTTGATATGGAAGGCTTTAACCCGTACGGAAGAATAA
- a CDS encoding NADH-quinone oxidoreductase subunit C, with protein sequence MTNEEVAKDLIRQFGENVYDFDEPYGMLTLSTSREQIVSMIEYLKNHSLYQINFLTTLCGVHYPDDPEPEREFCIVYQLHSLVNNFRIRIKVFLAENGLHIPTLTTVFQSANWMERETYDFFGVIFDGHPNLKRILNMEDMDYFPMRREYPLEDPTREDKIDALFGR encoded by the coding sequence ATGACCAACGAAGAAGTTGCTAAAGATTTGATCCGCCAGTTTGGTGAAAATGTCTACGATTTTGACGAACCGTACGGCATGCTGACCCTTTCAACCAGTCGGGAGCAAATCGTTTCGATGATTGAGTACCTGAAAAATCATTCCCTGTATCAGATCAATTTTCTGACGACGCTCTGCGGTGTTCATTATCCCGACGACCCGGAGCCGGAGCGAGAATTCTGCATCGTTTATCAACTTCATAGTTTGGTCAACAATTTCCGGATTCGCATCAAGGTGTTTCTGGCGGAAAATGGTCTGCACATCCCGACTCTGACGACGGTTTTTCAGAGTGCCAACTGGATGGAGCGCGAAACCTACGATTTCTTCGGCGTCATCTTTGATGGGCATCCGAATCTAAAGCGGATTCTGAACATGGAAGACATGGACTATTTCCCGATGCGGAGAGAGTACCCGCTCGAAGATCCCACGCGGGAAGATAAAATTGATGCATTATTTGGTCGATAG
- a CDS encoding T9SS type A sorting domain-containing protein, protein MVFQRNKGNEASLWIGGYYALPFSRIQVRAEPMDGGTLLDWTTLQDNPKGGAFAGSVTVRGGWYRLRIRGLQGEQYIEGGGVERIGVGEVFVVAGQSNGQGFFNFGEQGASSDRVSCVDVGIGDESPRDPNTLEFSHLDAGKWIFPRGQSAWCWGALGDRLVARLGVPVLFFNAAWQGSSSKNWRESSEGLQTASDYDGAVKFQVGQPYGNLRTALNYYVQTLGIRAILWHQGEADNFSNRSVDDYFRNLSGVITKSRDHSGRDISWVVSRASYDDERGVDGNIIAGQNRVIQTVRNVFAGPETDGIQIPRVSSYDPDRVHFHDYGLIQLADAWSNSLNDGFFQNSTPQDPRPGATLSVSCAGNNTLSLRVDGNYTSFNWGPNGNAQTINVGTGRYMATVKDALGNTVFTAPYQVPDRPTITATGPTTFCEGGSVTLASNYDNTFWSNNATGRNVAVSAAGTYRAVYRDVGNCEFTSNNEIAVNVNPLPATPTVRNLGQARFCDRNATTLEATDALTYNWSTGEKTKQVEVRRGGTYSLTVTDQNGCISRQSNQVAIIVDPLPNRPTISVGGPTTFCADQNVTLTSTAEANYVWESGQTARSITINQPGNYMVRTRNIYNCLSDPSNTVSIQVNALPAPPTVTASGSTTFCDGERVTLTASGSLKAFWNVGDSTQSIVATRSNTYAARVRDANGCFSPTSASIVVDVKPVPSVPTVQQIGTYTLEAAGTRQGDYYLWERDNVAVEPRTSIIKADQTGAYRTRAYLAYEGNLVCASDFSAPIAFTLIIDNEGLSIYPNPSPDKELTLETLENITDATLTLMTLSGQVIWKTTVEDFNRQRTWNLSTVPAGHYILNVRSATFNVSKRLLIGL, encoded by the coding sequence ATGGTTTTCCAACGGAACAAAGGCAACGAAGCCAGTCTCTGGATTGGTGGTTATTATGCATTGCCATTTTCCCGCATCCAGGTTCGGGCTGAACCGATGGATGGCGGAACGCTGCTGGATTGGACAACGCTCCAGGATAATCCGAAAGGGGGTGCTTTTGCTGGCTCGGTTACGGTAAGGGGTGGCTGGTACCGCCTGAGAATCCGGGGCTTGCAGGGCGAACAATACATTGAGGGCGGAGGGGTAGAACGAATTGGTGTGGGAGAAGTTTTTGTAGTTGCCGGGCAGTCCAACGGCCAAGGTTTTTTTAATTTTGGTGAACAAGGCGCTAGCAGTGACAGAGTTAGCTGCGTCGATGTCGGAATAGGGGACGAATCTCCGCGCGACCCGAATACACTTGAGTTTTCGCACCTGGATGCCGGTAAATGGATTTTCCCTCGCGGGCAGAGCGCCTGGTGTTGGGGCGCTCTGGGCGATAGGCTAGTTGCTCGTCTGGGTGTTCCGGTTTTATTCTTCAATGCAGCTTGGCAGGGTTCTTCCTCCAAAAACTGGCGGGAGAGTTCAGAGGGCCTGCAAACGGCCTCAGACTATGACGGTGCTGTGAAATTTCAGGTCGGGCAACCTTACGGAAACCTGCGAACGGCGTTAAATTATTATGTTCAAACGCTGGGTATCCGGGCCATCCTCTGGCATCAGGGTGAAGCCGACAACTTCTCCAACCGTTCGGTGGACGACTATTTCAGAAACCTTTCAGGAGTAATCACCAAAAGCCGGGATCACAGTGGGAGGGATATTTCGTGGGTAGTCAGCCGGGCTTCTTACGACGATGAACGGGGAGTTGACGGGAACATCATCGCTGGGCAAAACAGAGTCATTCAAACAGTCAGAAATGTTTTTGCCGGACCCGAAACCGACGGCATTCAAATCCCCCGCGTTAGCTCTTACGATCCCGACAGAGTGCATTTTCATGATTACGGCTTAATTCAACTCGCTGATGCCTGGAGCAACAGCCTGAATGATGGCTTTTTTCAGAATTCAACGCCCCAGGACCCAAGACCTGGCGCTACACTCTCGGTAAGCTGTGCGGGTAACAATACGCTGTCTCTTAGAGTGGATGGAAACTATACTTCATTCAATTGGGGACCGAACGGCAATGCGCAAACCATTAATGTAGGAACGGGGCGCTACATGGCCACTGTGAAAGACGCGCTGGGAAATACGGTGTTTACGGCTCCCTATCAGGTTCCCGACCGCCCGACCATTACCGCCACCGGCCCGACTACCTTTTGCGAGGGAGGAAGTGTGACACTGGCTTCTAATTACGACAATACTTTCTGGAGCAACAACGCGACGGGGAGAAATGTTGCGGTATCTGCGGCTGGCACGTACCGGGCCGTTTACCGGGATGTGGGCAATTGCGAATTTACATCCAACAATGAAATTGCCGTCAACGTAAACCCCTTGCCTGCCACGCCAACCGTTCGTAATCTGGGACAGGCCCGTTTTTGCGATCGCAACGCAACAACCCTGGAAGCGACGGATGCCCTGACGTATAACTGGAGCACCGGCGAGAAGACCAAGCAGGTTGAGGTTCGTCGGGGAGGAACGTATTCGTTGACGGTTACCGATCAGAACGGTTGTATCTCGAGGCAGTCCAATCAGGTTGCCATCATTGTTGATCCGTTGCCCAACCGCCCGACCATCAGTGTGGGCGGCCCGACCACGTTCTGCGCTGATCAGAATGTTACCCTGACCTCGACCGCCGAAGCAAATTACGTTTGGGAAAGCGGACAGACGGCGCGGAGCATCACGATTAACCAGCCCGGAAACTACATGGTTCGAACCCGCAACATTTATAATTGCCTTTCCGACCCCTCCAATACGGTATCTATTCAGGTCAATGCGTTGCCTGCTCCGCCCACCGTTACGGCCAGCGGCTCCACTACCTTCTGCGATGGGGAGCGGGTGACATTAACGGCCAGCGGCTCACTGAAAGCGTTCTGGAACGTAGGCGATTCAACGCAAAGTATCGTCGCGACGCGGTCAAATACCTATGCTGCCCGGGTTCGGGATGCAAACGGGTGCTTTTCGCCGACCTCTGCCAGCATTGTGGTTGATGTAAAACCCGTACCGTCGGTGCCAACCGTTCAGCAGATTGGTACCTATACACTGGAAGCGGCCGGAACCCGGCAGGGTGACTATTACTTGTGGGAACGGGATAATGTCGCGGTTGAGCCGCGCACGTCAATTATTAAGGCTGACCAAACCGGAGCCTACCGAACCCGGGCCTACCTGGCTTACGAAGGCAATCTGGTCTGTGCGTCTGACTTTTCGGCTCCAATCGCTTTCACGCTCATTATCGACAATGAGGGCCTGAGTATCTATCCAAATCCCAGTCCGGATAAAGAATTAACCCTGGAAACTCTGGAAAACATTACCGATGCCACGCTGACCTTAATGACACTGAGCGGGCAGGTTATTTGGAAAACTACGGTGGAAGACTTTAATCGGCAAAGAACCTGGAATTTGTCAACGGTTCCGGCGGGTCATTATATTCTGAATGTCCGATCAGCAACATTTAATGTTTCGAAACGTTTACTAATTGGTTTATAG
- a CDS encoding T9SS type A sorting domain-containing protein: MKLNAFTRMLSIAGFFLFGYPTLAQLKITYPASRAVFQRDQSDNSTIFISGSYTQPITKVEARLVPMNEGQGLETGWQTIQTEPKGGLFQGAIQGRGGWYRLEARAWQGNTLIGQDNVLRIGIGEVFIITGQSNAQGFQQRGAEGATDDRVNCITYDNTATNSLDNPPSLSFRQLGADALVGPRGQSAWCWGLLGDMITRRYNVPVLFINTAWAGTAIHNWTESFDGGTTKNVFLEQNLPAGMPYGNLLVSLRYFSSLQGLRAVLWQQGETDNHLRIQQEQYRVSMQLLINKTRADTRRYPSWMLARSSYNLGRVEPGVIAAQNQVIGTFNNNVFAGPETDNIQIPRYDAENNNGGTHFGGDGLRQYAEAWFASMNERFFSGAIPLLPLPTPALTVGCASTNQSVSLSLQTEVRDRDNTAFALTNITWSNGQKGSTLNVTTPGTYYAIAKDATGTTFISPSVTIAAPLVPVTPKITQTGQQQACADSTFTFTTDAPAANNIIWSTNATSRQLTVGTAGTYTARAINLYGCTSAVSAPANLVIQPRQTAPTVEQRGPFSLQAIPPAGAPAAKRQYDWQTDGKLVAGNSDVIKVIQNGFYAARSKTTFALGATSIVCYSPYSKEVPYIGNEKAGNEIIAFPNPSTDGIVRLEIKENIKNANITVSTLSGQVVYKTSVPVFDNQVAINLSALSVGNYVVQIKADGYQATRRVWIK, from the coding sequence ATGAAATTGAATGCATTTACCCGGATGCTTAGCATAGCGGGCTTTTTTCTTTTCGGGTATCCTACCCTTGCACAGTTAAAAATAACGTATCCTGCCAGCCGGGCCGTTTTCCAACGGGATCAAAGCGACAACAGTACGATATTCATTTCCGGCTCTTATACACAGCCCATCACGAAAGTAGAAGCGCGTCTGGTGCCCATGAATGAAGGCCAGGGCCTTGAGACGGGTTGGCAGACCATACAAACGGAGCCGAAAGGCGGTCTGTTTCAGGGCGCTATTCAGGGTAGGGGCGGCTGGTACCGGCTGGAAGCGCGGGCCTGGCAGGGCAATACCCTGATCGGGCAGGACAACGTGCTGCGAATTGGTATTGGTGAGGTTTTCATTATCACCGGTCAGTCGAACGCCCAGGGTTTCCAGCAACGCGGAGCCGAGGGCGCAACCGATGATCGGGTTAACTGCATTACCTACGACAACACGGCTACCAATTCGCTCGATAATCCGCCTTCGCTCAGTTTTCGGCAACTCGGGGCTGATGCACTTGTGGGGCCACGGGGGCAGAGTGCCTGGTGCTGGGGTTTGCTGGGGGACATGATTACCCGCCGGTATAACGTCCCGGTATTGTTTATCAACACCGCCTGGGCTGGCACGGCCATTCATAACTGGACGGAAAGCTTCGACGGGGGAACAACGAAAAACGTCTTTCTGGAACAGAACCTGCCCGCCGGTATGCCCTACGGAAATTTGCTGGTTTCGTTACGGTATTTTAGTTCTCTTCAGGGCTTGCGCGCGGTGTTGTGGCAACAGGGCGAAACCGATAACCACCTGCGAATTCAGCAGGAGCAGTACCGCGTTTCCATGCAGTTGCTGATTAACAAAACCCGGGCTGATACCCGGCGGTACCCTTCCTGGATGCTGGCTCGTTCGTCTTACAACTTGGGCCGCGTTGAACCCGGCGTTATCGCGGCTCAAAATCAGGTGATCGGTACGTTCAACAACAACGTTTTTGCCGGACCCGAAACCGACAACATTCAGATCCCACGGTACGACGCCGAAAACAATAACGGTGGAACTCACTTCGGGGGCGACGGGCTGCGTCAGTATGCTGAAGCCTGGTTTGCCAGCATGAACGAGCGGTTCTTTAGCGGAGCGATTCCGTTGCTGCCTCTGCCAACACCAGCCCTGACGGTGGGCTGTGCGTCGACCAACCAGAGCGTTAGTCTGAGCCTGCAAACGGAGGTTCGGGATCGGGATAATACGGCTTTTGCTCTTACCAACATTACCTGGAGCAACGGCCAGAAAGGCAGTACCCTAAATGTTACGACGCCTGGTACCTATTACGCCATTGCGAAAGATGCTACCGGTACCACCTTCATTTCTCCGTCGGTTACCATAGCGGCTCCGCTGGTTCCGGTAACGCCAAAAATCACGCAGACGGGGCAGCAGCAGGCTTGTGCGGATTCGACGTTTACCTTTACCACCGATGCACCAGCTGCTAATAACATCATCTGGAGCACCAACGCCACATCCCGGCAGCTCACCGTCGGAACGGCGGGCACCTATACCGCGCGGGCAATCAATCTTTACGGCTGTACATCGGCGGTATCGGCTCCGGCCAACCTCGTTATTCAGCCCCGTCAGACCGCTCCGACCGTCGAACAGCGCGGCCCTTTCTCCCTGCAGGCAATTCCCCCGGCTGGGGCTCCGGCCGCCAAACGACAGTATGACTGGCAAACGGACGGTAAGCTGGTCGCGGGCAATTCGGACGTGATCAAAGTAATCCAAAACGGATTTTATGCGGCTCGTTCCAAAACGACATTTGCCTTGGGCGCTACGTCCATCGTTTGTTATTCACCGTATTCCAAGGAAGTTCCGTACATCGGAAACGAGAAGGCCGGCAACGAAATCATCGCCTTCCCGAATCCCTCCACCGACGGTATTGTACGGCTTGAAATCAAAGAAAATATCAAAAACGCCAACATAACCGTCTCAACCTTAAGCGGTCAGGTCGTTTATAAAACCTCGGTGCCGGTTTTTGATAACCAGGTGGCCATCAACCTGTCGGCTCTCTCCGTAGGTAATTACGTTGTTCAAATCAAGGCCGACGGCTATCAGGCTACCCGGCGTGTTTGGATAAAATAG
- the nuoE gene encoding NADH-quinone oxidoreductase subunit NuoE translates to MTETQNTVEFTPERLSKAQEIIARYPEGRQKSALLPLLHLAQEQWGWLSPEVMDYVARMLDIQAIEVYEVATFYTMFHLDPVGKHVIEYCRTGPCCLMGGEEVYDYLKQKLGIQAGETTPDQKFTLKEVECLAACGMGPVFQIREQYYMHLTKKRVDEIIEELSK, encoded by the coding sequence ATGACGGAAACGCAAAATACCGTAGAATTTACCCCCGAACGGCTTTCAAAAGCCCAGGAAATTATAGCCCGTTACCCGGAAGGCCGTCAAAAGTCGGCTCTGTTACCGTTGTTACACCTGGCCCAGGAGCAGTGGGGCTGGCTGAGTCCCGAGGTAATGGATTATGTCGCCCGGATGCTTGACATTCAGGCCATTGAGGTCTATGAAGTGGCCACGTTTTACACCATGTTCCACTTAGATCCGGTTGGTAAACACGTTATTGAGTATTGCCGAACGGGACCATGCTGCCTGATGGGGGGCGAAGAGGTTTACGATTATCTGAAACAGAAGCTGGGTATTCAGGCGGGCGAAACAACCCCGGATCAGAAATTTACCCTGAAAGAAGTGGAATGTCTGGCCGCCTGTGGGATGGGTCCTGTTTTCCAGATTCGGGAACAATATTACATGCATCTGACAAAGAAGCGCGTCGATGAGATCATCGAAGAGTTGAGTAAATAA
- a CDS encoding NADH-quinone oxidoreductase subunit B, producing the protein MASDIKIVEAPDSYSGAGFQATSFDKIIGLARANSLWPLPFATSCCGIEFMSTMASRYDIARFGAERPSFSPRQADVLLVAGTIAKKMAPVLKQVYLQMAEPRWVIAIGACASSGGIFDTYSVLQGIDRIIPVDVYVPGCPPRPEQILDGLMQVQELAKNESLRRRNSSEYQHLLESYNIQ; encoded by the coding sequence ATGGCAAGTGACATAAAAATCGTCGAGGCACCCGATAGCTACAGCGGAGCCGGTTTTCAGGCGACTTCATTCGATAAAATCATTGGATTAGCCCGGGCAAATTCGCTGTGGCCGCTCCCTTTTGCAACCTCCTGCTGCGGCATTGAGTTTATGTCGACCATGGCATCACGGTATGACATTGCCCGGTTTGGTGCCGAACGTCCGAGTTTTTCACCCCGTCAGGCTGATGTCCTGCTGGTAGCCGGAACGATTGCCAAGAAAATGGCACCGGTACTCAAGCAGGTCTATCTGCAAATGGCCGAACCTCGTTGGGTTATCGCCATTGGCGCCTGTGCATCAAGTGGGGGTATTTTCGATACCTATAGCGTTCTGCAGGGCATCGACCGCATCATTCCGGTGGATGTTTACGTGCCGGGTTGCCCACCGCGTCCGGAGCAGATTCTGGACGGCTTGATGCAGGTCCAGGAACTGGCCAAAAACGAATCCCTGCGCCGAAGGAATTCATCCGAATACCAGCATCTGCTGGAATCGTATAATATTCAATGA